In Pseudomonas sp. MM213, a genomic segment contains:
- a CDS encoding putative quinol monooxygenase, protein MSKQIPVSHMAFVRARAGCSAELGARLSALIEPSRTAPGCLSFSLQHSQCDPELWLVSGFWTHQQAMTAYFSTPAMDIFAELVQELVVNSLDFHTFKDVSAAQAQWQSRSRVHKLAG, encoded by the coding sequence ATGTCTAAGCAGATCCCCGTCAGTCATATGGCCTTCGTCCGGGCCCGCGCCGGGTGTTCGGCGGAACTCGGTGCGCGCCTCAGCGCCTTGATCGAGCCGTCGCGCACCGCGCCTGGCTGCCTGAGTTTTTCCCTGCAGCATTCGCAGTGCGATCCGGAATTGTGGCTGGTGTCCGGTTTCTGGACCCATCAGCAAGCCATGACGGCCTATTTCAGCACGCCGGCCATGGATATTTTCGCTGAGCTGGTGCAAGAGCTGGTGGTCAACAGCCTGGATTTCCATACCTTCAAGGACGTGTCGGCGGCCCAGGCGCAGTGGCAGTCCCGGTCGCGGGTACACAAACTGGCGGGTTGA
- a CDS encoding MFS transporter, with the protein MDNSNALPLGSAAVPVKERTTASRIKSIFSGSVGNMVEWYDWYVYAAFSLYFAKAFFPKGDTTAQLLNTAAIFAVGFLMRPIGGWLMGLYADKAGRKRALMASVYLMCFGSLLIALSPGYETIGIGAPILLVFARLLQGLSVGGEYGTSATYLSEMATKERRGFYSSFQYVTLISGQLIALAVLIVLQQVLTTEELYAWGWRIPFAIGALCAVVALYLRRGMEETESFTKVKKEKKESAMRTLMRHPKELMTVVGLTMGGTLAFYTYTTYMQKYLVNTVGMSISDSTTISAATLFLFMCLQPIIGGLSDKVGRRPILIAFGILGTLFTVPILTTLHTIQSWWGAFFLIMAALIIVSGYTSINAVVKAELFPTEIRALGVGLPYALTVSIFGGTAEYIALWFKSIGMETGYYWYVTACIAVSLLVYITMKDTRKHSRIETD; encoded by the coding sequence ATGGATAACTCCAACGCCCTGCCCCTTGGGTCGGCTGCCGTGCCGGTCAAAGAAAGAACCACCGCCAGTCGTATCAAATCGATCTTCAGCGGTTCGGTCGGCAACATGGTCGAGTGGTACGACTGGTACGTCTATGCCGCCTTCTCCCTGTATTTCGCCAAAGCGTTTTTCCCCAAAGGCGACACCACCGCACAATTGCTGAATACCGCCGCGATCTTCGCCGTGGGCTTCCTGATGCGCCCGATCGGTGGCTGGCTGATGGGCCTCTACGCCGACAAGGCCGGGCGTAAACGCGCATTGATGGCCTCGGTGTACCTGATGTGCTTCGGCTCGCTGCTGATTGCCCTGAGCCCCGGTTATGAAACCATCGGCATCGGCGCGCCGATCCTGCTGGTGTTCGCCCGTCTGCTGCAAGGCCTGTCGGTCGGTGGCGAATACGGCACCTCGGCCACCTACCTCAGCGAAATGGCGACCAAGGAGCGTCGCGGTTTCTACTCCAGCTTCCAGTACGTGACCCTGATCTCTGGCCAGCTCATCGCGCTGGCGGTGCTGATCGTGTTGCAACAAGTGCTGACCACCGAAGAGCTGTACGCGTGGGGCTGGCGTATTCCGTTCGCCATCGGCGCGCTGTGTGCCGTGGTCGCGCTTTACCTGCGCCGTGGCATGGAAGAGACCGAGTCGTTCACCAAGGTCAAGAAAGAGAAAAAAGAAAGCGCCATGCGCACGCTGATGCGCCATCCCAAGGAACTGATGACCGTGGTCGGCCTGACCATGGGCGGCACCCTGGCGTTCTACACCTACACCACGTACATGCAGAAATACCTGGTGAACACCGTCGGCATGAGCATCTCCGACTCCACCACCATTTCCGCTGCCACGCTGTTCCTGTTCATGTGCCTGCAACCGATCATCGGCGGGCTCTCGGACAAGGTCGGTCGTCGGCCGATCCTGATTGCCTTCGGCATCCTCGGCACGCTGTTCACCGTGCCGATCCTCACCACCCTGCACACCATCCAGTCGTGGTGGGGCGCGTTCTTCCTGATCATGGCGGCGCTGATCATCGTCAGCGGCTACACCTCGATCAACGCCGTGGTGAAAGCCGAGCTGTTCCCAACCGAAATCCGCGCCCTGGGCGTTGGCCTGCCGTACGCCCTGACCGTGTCGATCTTCGGCGGCACCGCTGAATACATCGCGCTGTGGTTCAAGAGCATTGGCATGGAAACCGGTTACTACTGGTATGTCACCGCGTGTATTGCCGTGTCGTTGCTGGTGTACATCACCATGAAAGACACCCGCAAACATTCGCGGATCGAGACGGACTAA
- a CDS encoding flavin reductase family protein has translation MPDDIHYYEPANGHGLPHDPFNAIVGPRPIGWISSQDADGRLNLAPYSFFNAFNYIPPIIGFSSVGRKDSLNNIEQTGEFAWNLATRPLAEQMNQSCAMVGPEVNEFELSGLTPVASKIIQVPRVAESPVSFECKVTQIIQLQRADGNVVPSWLILGEVVAVHIAKWLLKDGVYDTAAAEPILRGGGPADYFQLGPEALFKMFRPGAVR, from the coding sequence ATGCCCGACGACATCCACTACTACGAACCCGCCAACGGCCACGGTCTGCCGCATGACCCGTTCAATGCCATCGTCGGCCCGCGCCCCATCGGCTGGATTTCTTCGCAGGATGCCGACGGCCGCCTGAACCTGGCGCCCTACAGTTTCTTCAACGCGTTCAACTACATTCCACCAATCATTGGATTTTCCAGCGTCGGACGCAAAGACAGCCTGAACAACATCGAACAGACCGGCGAGTTCGCCTGGAACCTGGCAACCCGGCCGCTGGCCGAGCAGATGAACCAGAGCTGCGCGATGGTCGGGCCGGAGGTCAACGAGTTCGAGTTGTCCGGGCTGACGCCCGTCGCGTCGAAAATCATTCAGGTGCCACGGGTCGCCGAAAGCCCGGTGTCCTTCGAGTGCAAGGTCACGCAGATCATCCAGTTGCAGCGCGCCGACGGCAACGTGGTGCCGAGCTGGCTGATTCTCGGCGAAGTGGTCGCCGTGCACATCGCCAAATGGCTGTTGAAGGACGGGGTGTACGACACCGCCGCGGCAGAACCGATTCTGCGCGGTGGCGGACCAGCGGATTACTTTCAACTGGGCCCGGAGGCCTTGTTCAAGATGTTCCGCCCGGGAGCGGTCAGGTAA
- a CDS encoding AraC family transcriptional regulator, with protein MSSLDHFQAPLDADMEKQRAELAAIIRRNTMEDGTYATAVASLFMGKHSQSHEFAPVLAQPALCIMAQGRKEVRLADEYFNYDPLNYLVVSVSMPLSGRIVNVTSEEPILSVRLDIDPAEITALIADAGPLGVPTRPTGRGLYVERIDTAMLDAVLRLARLLDTPKDIAMLAPLIRREILYRLLRSQQGHRLYEIAIANSQSHRISQAIKWLNGNYEQPLRIDDLAKEVNLSVSTLHHRFKAMTAMSPLQYQKQLRLQEARRLMLAEGLEASAAGYRVGYESPSQFSREYSRLFGAPPLRDLARLRLTV; from the coding sequence ATGTCGTCGCTCGATCACTTTCAAGCCCCGCTGGACGCCGACATGGAGAAACAGCGCGCGGAACTGGCCGCCATCATCCGTCGCAACACGATGGAGGATGGCACTTATGCCACTGCCGTCGCCTCGCTGTTCATGGGCAAACACAGCCAGTCCCATGAATTCGCCCCGGTGCTGGCGCAACCGGCGTTGTGCATCATGGCGCAGGGGCGCAAAGAGGTCAGACTGGCCGACGAATACTTCAATTACGACCCGCTGAATTACCTGGTGGTGTCGGTCTCCATGCCCCTGAGCGGGCGGATAGTGAACGTCACCTCTGAAGAACCGATCCTCTCGGTGCGGCTGGACATTGATCCGGCGGAAATCACCGCGTTGATTGCCGACGCCGGTCCTTTGGGCGTGCCGACCCGCCCCACCGGTCGCGGTTTGTATGTCGAACGGATCGACACCGCGATGCTCGATGCCGTGTTGCGCCTGGCGCGATTGCTGGACACACCGAAAGACATCGCCATGCTCGCACCGTTGATTCGTCGGGAGATTCTCTATCGGTTGTTGCGCAGTCAGCAGGGCCATCGCTTGTATGAGATCGCGATTGCCAACAGCCAGAGCCACCGCATCAGCCAGGCGATCAAATGGCTCAACGGCAATTATGAGCAACCGCTGCGCATTGATGATCTGGCCAAGGAAGTGAATCTGAGCGTGTCGACCTTGCATCACCGGTTCAAGGCGATGACGGCGATGAGTCCGTTGCAGTATCAGAAGCAACTGCGCTTGCAGGAAGCGCGGCGGTTGATGCTGGCCGAAGGGCTGGAAGCGTCGGCGGCGGGGTATCGCGTCGGATATGAAAGCCCGTCGCAGTTCA